A region of the Roseovarius nanhaiticus genome:
TATCCCCGCTTCAATTCCTTCACCGCGCTGGGGATCCTGGTTGGCGTGTCCGACCAGAACAAAGCGCGCTTGAACCGCAGGCCCGAACGCGCCGTCCAGATAGTGCCGCCAGAATGTCAGCTGATCGTGGTTGCGCCGGCCATTCCGGTCCTCGGAGCCGTCGAAAACGGGCGGGCTGGCATGGAAGGCCAGAATCGTCACAGGTCCGTCCGGCGCCTGCACCGGCACCACCCAATGCGCCACATCCGCAAGCCGAAGAACGTCCAGCACCTCGGGGGCGAAATAAGAAACGCCATCCATTTGCGGAAGCAAGGCACCCGGAAGATCGCGCCACAGGATCCCGCTGAGATCCTTGACGCCCGCCAAGTCGATCGGCCATCGCGACAGCAGCGCCATACCACCCTGCCCCGCGAAGGCGCCGTGTCCCTGCGCATCCTCAGGCTCGCCCAGACGCCCGTCCCGATCGAGATCAAGGCCGGTCCCGACTCCCGTATTCGGGCGTAACGCAAAAACAGTGGGGTAATCGAGCCCGCGCGCCGCGATCAGATCCCGCAGCGCGGCAAGTGCCAGATGGTCTAGATCGAAATCGACGTTTTGCAGCAGCAGGATATCGGCGCCCAGATCGGCAATGACCTGCGCCACGGCCTCGGCCTGATCGTCGCCCCGCAGAATGTCACGCAGCAAAAGGCCCGGCCCGTCACGCGAAAGATCGGTATTGTAGCTGGCCACACGCAATGCGGCACCCCAAGCTGGCGGCGCCAGCGCCAGCCAGATCAGGCACAGCGCAATCAGACCACCTGCAATGCATCCTCGGCCCGCGCATAGGCGCGCCGCCTTTTCGCGGAAATCAGCTCGGCCACCCGGTGCATGGCGATGCCGCGCATCACGAGGCTGGCTGGAAGAAAGGCCCATCCCGAAATCACCCAAATCAAGGTCTGCGGCGTGACATGCGTTTCGGTTTCGACCACGCCCTGCATCACCGCAACAATCGCTGGGAGCAAGAATGGCAGCACGAAGCCTAAAGATAGGTTAATGCCGGCTTCACGCTGAAGTTTCTGCACCACGTCGCCGCCCCGCGTCGGATCGAACATCGGCAGGTTCATCCAGACATTGAACGCGCCGCGCCGCACGGGCCAGCCCAGCACCCTTACGATCACAACGAAAAGGAGGATTGTCAGTAGCGAGACGCCATAGCTGAGCCCCGCCGCACTGCGGACGAGGTCGACCAGTGAGTCGGGCGCATCTGCAGGCAGCAGCAGGACGACCTGGCGGACGGGTGAATACGGAAAGTCGAGAGTAGCACCAATCGCGCGCGCCCAATCAGCAAACAGCAGTGTCAGTGAGCCAGGGTTTTCACCGCTGCGAACGATGTTCGACAGAAGTATGACGACACTCGCAAGCGCGATGAACTTGATGCGATTGTAGGGTGCGGCAAAACGGAACTCGAGGATGCTGGGCGATTCTACGGCATATTCCGAGAACACCAAAAGGCCCGCGAGAAGGGCGATGAGAAGAATGATCTGACTGGCCTCACGGGCAGCACCGTCCACCATCAAGGATGGCAGGGCGATCAAAATAGCCACCGATACGGCGCGCACAGCAGCGCCTACGACATGTGATACCACTGCCCGATCCCTTCAACTTGGCCTGCCACGATACGATGCCGCGGCGTTGTCCCAACTTGATCCCGCTCTTTATGGCGGTATGCCTCAATTGTGCCTTGATCTTGCCTTGTTTCCGCGGGGCGCTCAACAATTTGCGCAGCATTTCCACGCGCTTGGCGCGATGCGTTAAAGTAGTGATGCGCGGTTGCATCACGTTGCATGGAGGAAATTGGCACAGAATGTGCGCGCCACCAGATATGGGTGTTGCCTAAGATGCACCCACTAGGGGCCCGCTATCGGTCCGCGTTAAGCGGACCGATGAGGCATTTTGCAGGTCAGACCCAAGGGCGCTGCGCGCTCGCGCTGGCCTCGAACGTGTCGATCGACGCTGCTTTCTCAAGCGTCAGGCCGATATCGTCCAGACCTTCCAGCAGGCAATGCTTCTTGAACGCGTCGATCTCAAACGCGATCTCATCACCTTCGGAGGTGGTCACGGTCTGTGCCTCCAGATCCACCTCGATCCGCGCGTTCGCGCCCTTTTGCGCCTCGGCCATCAGCAGATCGACCTCGCTTTGCGGCAGGGCGATGGGCAGGATGCCGTTCTTGAAACAGTTGTTGTAGAAGATGTCGGCAAAGCTGGGCGCGATGACGCAGCGGATGCCAAAATCCTTGATCGCCCAGGGCGCATGCTCGCGGCTGGAGCCACAGCCGAAATTGTCGCCCGCAACGAGGATCTCGGCCTCGCGATAGGCGGGTTTGTTCAGCACGAAATCAGGGATTTCGTTGCCGTCATCGTCATAGCGCATCTCGTCAAACAGGTTCACGCCAAGGCCCGAGCGCTTGATCGTTTTCAGAAATTGCTTGGGGATGATCATGTCGGTGTCGATGTTGATCATCGGCATGGGCGCGGCGATACCGCTGATCTTGGTGAACTTTTCCATCGGTTTATCCTTGTACAGGGGCCACCTTGCCGGAACCCGGACTTGGCGGCAGACGTTCACATGCGGAACGCCAAAAGAGGAAGCATCATGTCATATATCGAAGGCACGAACGTCGAGTGGGACTGGGGCAACGGCACCGGGACCGGCAAGGTGACCAAGGTTTATACGCAAAAGATCACGCTCAAGATCGACGGCGCCGAAGTGACGCGCGACGCGTCCGAGGATGAACCAGCCTACCGCATCGAACAGGATGACGGGGACGAGGTTCTTAAATCGCACAGCGAGCTGCGCAAATCCTGAGGGCGCGCCGCCAGCCATCACATCATCTCGCGCACATCGGTGAGGCGGCCCGTTATCGCCGCCGCCGCCGCCATCGCGGGTGACATCAGGTGCGTACGTCCGCCGCGTCCCTGACGGCCCTCGAAGTTGCGGTTTGACGTTGCGGCACAGCGCTCGCCCGGCGAAAGCTGATCGGGGTTCATCGCGAGGCACATGGAGCAGCCCGCGAGGCGCCACTCGAAGCCTGCCTCAATGAAGATATCGGCCAGGCCTTCTTCCTCGGCCTGCGCGCGCACCAGGCCCGAACCGGGGACGATCATGGCCCGCAATCCGTCCTTGATTTTCTTGCCCTTCAAGATCGCGGCGGCAGCGCGCAGATCCTCGATCCGGCCGTTCGTGCAAGAGCCGATAAAGACCGTATCGATCTCGACCTCGGTCAGAGGTGTTCCGGCGGTCAGCCCCATATAGTCGAGCGAGCGCTGCGCCGCGTCCACCTTGCCGCCCGAGAAGTCGGAAGCGGCAGGAACCTTGGCGGTGATCGGCAGAACATCCTCGGGGCTGGTGCCCCAGGTCACGACCGGCGCGATATCCTCGCCCTTGAGCGTCACGACCTTGTCCCAATGCGCGTCGTCGTCTGAATAAAGCGTCTTCCACCACGCGAGCGCGGCTTCCCACTGCGCGCCCTTGGGCGCATGCGGGCGGCCCATGCAATACTCAAACGTCTTCTCATCCGGTGCAATCAGGCCGGCGCGCGCGCCGCCCTCGATCGCCATGTTGCAGACGGTCATGCGGCCTTCCATCGACAGATCGCGAATGGCCTCGCCGCAATACTCGATGACATAGCCGGTGCCGCCCGCCGTTCCGGTCTCGCCAATCACGCTGAGGGTGATGTCCTTGGCAGTGACGCCCGGCGCGAGCTTGCCGGTGATCTCGACCTTCATGTTCTTGCCCTTACGCTGGATCAGCGTCTGGGTGGCAAGAACATGCTCAACCTCGGAGGTACCGATACCATGCGCCAACGCCCCGAAGGCGCCATGCGTCGCGGTATGGCTATCGCCGCAAACGACGGTCATGCCGGGCAAGGTCCAGCCCTGCTCGGGGCCGACGATATGCACGATGCCCTGCCGCACGTCCGAAACGGGGTAGTAGTGGATCCCGAAATCGGCGGCGTTCTTGTCCAGCGCCTCAACTTGAATCTTGCTCTCGGGGTTCTCGATTCCCTTGGCGCGGTCCAGCGTCGTCGGCACGTTGTGATCCGGCACGGCGATGGTCTTGTCCGGCGCACGTACAGTGCGGCCCGTCATGCGCAGCCCCTCAAAGGCCTGCGGGCTTGTCACCTCATGAACGAGGTGGCGGTCAATATAAAGAAGGCAGGTGCCATCCTCGGCTTCGTGCACGAGATGCGCATCCCAGATCTTGTCATAGAGCGTCTTGGGGGACATAGGTCCTCTCCCATATTGTCAGAATGTGAAAGCAGTGAGCAGGCAAATGCCCGTCATAGGTGCGCAAGCACAGAGAGGGACGCGCCGAAGAACCGCCAAGGAAGGCGCGATCTGTCGTCCATGTCGATAATCTTTTTCATACGGACGAGATACTACCTGCGCCGCACGGTCGCAAGTGCGCCGGAAGGCGCATAATGCCGCCAGCAGGGCATGCATTCGGTCGAAATGCGAGTATTTTTGCCAAGATGAAAGCATAAGCGCCGCGCCTCTGCTTTTTCTTGGTGGCAAATACTCAAATCCCGCAAGCTCAATCGGGCGCCAACATATAGCCCTCGCCGCGCACCGTCTGCAGGTAGCGGGGCTGTTTCGGATCCGCCTCGATCTTGCGCCGCAGCCGCGTGATCTGAACGTCGATGGCGCGCTCCTGCGCCTGGCCGCGGTCGCGTCCCAGATCCTCGACCAATTTCGAACGGGTAACGGGCTGACGCAGGCTTTGGGAAAAGATGCGCATGAGCTGCGTCTCGGTCGCGGTGAGGCGGACCGGCTCTCCACCCTTGGTCAACTCTGCGCGCTCCATATCGTAGCGCACGGGGCCGAGCGTCAGGATCTTGGGCGCGGTG
Encoded here:
- a CDS encoding endonuclease/exonuclease/phosphatase family protein, whose product is MASYNTDLSRDGPGLLLRDILRGDDQAEAVAQVIADLGADILLLQNVDFDLDHLALAALRDLIAARGLDYPTVFALRPNTGVGTGLDLDRDGRLGEPEDAQGHGAFAGQGGMALLSRWPIDLAGVKDLSGILWRDLPGALLPQMDGVSYFAPEVLDVLRLADVAHWVVPVQAPDGPVTILAFHASPPVFDGSEDRNGRRNHDQLTFWRHYLDGAFGPAVQARFVLVGHANQDPQRGEGIEAGIRGLLSDPRLQDVRPRRPGGTPREATVDWPRVTPSMQRVGYVLPSRDMTVLDAGVAWPQEGPRADVAAAASRHRPVWVNLALP
- a CDS encoding DUF2945 domain-containing protein, producing MSYIEGTNVEWDWGNGTGTGKVTKVYTQKITLKIDGAEVTRDASEDEPAYRIEQDDGDEVLKSHSELRKS
- the leuD gene encoding 3-isopropylmalate dehydratase small subunit, encoding MEKFTKISGIAAPMPMINIDTDMIIPKQFLKTIKRSGLGVNLFDEMRYDDDGNEIPDFVLNKPAYREAEILVAGDNFGCGSSREHAPWAIKDFGIRCVIAPSFADIFYNNCFKNGILPIALPQSEVDLLMAEAQKGANARIEVDLEAQTVTTSEGDEIAFEIDAFKKHCLLEGLDDIGLTLEKAASIDTFEASASAQRPWV
- the leuC gene encoding 3-isopropylmalate dehydratase large subunit; protein product: MSPKTLYDKIWDAHLVHEAEDGTCLLYIDRHLVHEVTSPQAFEGLRMTGRTVRAPDKTIAVPDHNVPTTLDRAKGIENPESKIQVEALDKNAADFGIHYYPVSDVRQGIVHIVGPEQGWTLPGMTVVCGDSHTATHGAFGALAHGIGTSEVEHVLATQTLIQRKGKNMKVEITGKLAPGVTAKDITLSVIGETGTAGGTGYVIEYCGEAIRDLSMEGRMTVCNMAIEGGARAGLIAPDEKTFEYCMGRPHAPKGAQWEAALAWWKTLYSDDDAHWDKVVTLKGEDIAPVVTWGTSPEDVLPITAKVPAASDFSGGKVDAAQRSLDYMGLTAGTPLTEVEIDTVFIGSCTNGRIEDLRAAAAILKGKKIKDGLRAMIVPGSGLVRAQAEEEGLADIFIEAGFEWRLAGCSMCLAMNPDQLSPGERCAATSNRNFEGRQGRGGRTHLMSPAMAAAAAITGRLTDVREMM